Below is a window of Humulus lupulus chromosome 9, drHumLupu1.1, whole genome shotgun sequence DNA.
CGGTCCGATCCTttggtgggttttgaagcccaaagcacaaggaaaGCATTGGTGGTTTTCATTTGCCTCGGGGTGGCTCGAGGTGGTTGGAAAATGCCCAAAACGTTTCAGAAACCCACATGGTCGCCGAACTTTGGAGGCTCCGTCGACTAGGCTAGGACGCGTGAGGCTAGGGGTCGCGGGGCTGGGGGTTTCGGGGGTTGGGGAACACCGTGGGCTAGCGCGTGTAGGCGGGGGGGACGGAGAGCCGTCGTTCGTTGTTGGGCAGCAGGCTTGCGTGAGAGAAACCCACATGAGTTTTCGAACTTTGGAGGCTCCGTCAACTAGGCTAGGGGGCGCATGAGGCCATGGGCTCGCGGGGCTTGGGGTTTTGGGGGCTAGGGAACGCCGTGGGCTAGCGCATGTAGGAAGGGGGTGGCCGAAGCGCCGCCGTTCGTGGCTGGGCAGTGGGCTtgcgtgagagagagaaagagaaatggaggaagagagagagagagaaagaattaatgggttgttgtttttttttctttgggatttaatatataataaaacttttaTAACACACATAAGCTTTTAGGGCTCActttgcgtgtcctaaaagaaattttttaaggattctcaatgagtgtcctaaaaagtccaagaacttttgttaaaaaaaatcgaACTTTTAGGAGACACATAAGTTTTTAAGGCTCGCTTTGCGTGtcctaaaataaattatttaaggaATCTTAATGAgtatcctaaaaagtccaggaacttttgttaaaaaaaaatcaaacttttaggacacgcatcatGTTTTAGAGCACACATTACGAGTcttaaaagaaattctttaaggactctcaatgagtgtcctaaaaagtctaggagATGTTTTTAGGGGTCGCATCtagtgagtgccctaaaaaaatgtcctaaaagcatgctTTTATAGTAGTGAAAATGGAAAGTACTTGGCCAGCATGATCATCAGTCTTGACTGACTGTAACAAATTTGGTGATTTTTTTTACCAGGTTCATTTTCGAATCTTTCTTATCTAGAATCACTCAATCCCTGAAAATATTCACTCAAATTAAGTCAAATATATTatccttatttttaaaataatattttatcataaagatatgataataataattttaagatAAGGGTGACATATTAACACAAATCAAGATCATTAAACATTGACAATTAACTTAGAATATTTGAACAAGGATTTTCGAAAATATCAACCAACTCTTTTAAAACCAAATCACATACTTTAATCATGAAATCCAAAATATGATTTTCATAAATTGTGaaatatttttttgtataaattcaGTTTGCCAACTTAGGATTTAacatagttaaaaaaaaaaggaaaatattttgtaattattttttaagaaaattgtcaaaaaaataattgtaattcaatttttttattatcatttaaaaataaaaaatcgtgtTATATTGACATATATTGAGGTGAGAAACGGTGTAGCTAAGAATTTTTCCTATATCTCAATtctaaaattatcatattatttaaGTTTGATcccacatattttttttaaaacaatatcCTGATATCTTTTATTTTgcgtcattttttttttatttaatttcctgAGATTCAGTGAATAGCTTGCAAAtcttttaaaactaaataataataataataataaaaaagtgtTGCTTTgaccaaacatatttttttttatatatagactAGAAAGGTGGATGTGTATTACTATGCATATTTGGTAATGTTACATATAGGTGACGCACTTTCCCTTGTTAAAATACTAATATACTATACAGCGaacatacatatttatatataacataccatattttatatatcCATGTTCAgggtatttatatataaaatatatatattattagtgCGAGTATGCCGTGTCCTAAGAGTTGCCCTAAACTTTCTATAAGCGAAAATACAATTTTCTCCTTTGAAATTTTGTTGAATTAACGATTGCTTTTGTATTTTAATAAACAATAGTTTGGATTCCGTATTTtataaaatagatcaaaatagtatCGTAGATTTGAttttggtgaaaatattttcaaTAAGATCAATTCTCTAGTTGTTAATATGTAGTGGGTTCACAGAAGCAAAAAAAATGGTCGAGAAgctgagaatgaaatattatatttgaattttttttaccaaaattaagTATAAGGTATTATTTTAATCAATTTCGTAAAATATAAGTCtgaattgttatttaacaaaacacaaaaaaCACGCTGGGCCAATCGCGTATTTAGGAAAATCACACGGGTAAACTAGTATTTTCTCTATGTATAATTATAAAAAGTAGCCCAATGATCAAGTTGATCACTTCTCACCCCAAAAAAGAAGAACTAGTAAAATGTCACTAACTTAAAACATAGCAAATGCAATAGAGACATTTTGTGTCAGTGAAACACTCAACAATATCATTTAATTTGTGGGACCTAAAATATAACAAAGGAAATTGACAATACACCATCAATCACCTTCACATggttatacaaatatatataaattatatatgtaaTATAATAATGCTGCTATTTctcataaattatatatttatatatgatgaTCGATTTCACTACTACTACCAATCAATCAAGGAAGAAAAAAAGTCATGATCTATCTGAAGAAACTGATCATCGTCAATGTGATCAAGAAGATGATCATAATTATTTATGACATGGTGATGATCATATTGAGGATTATCGGAAAAGCTAGAGTAGCTTCTTCCATCTCCTTCTTGTCCTTGCTCTTGAtcagtagtagcggtagtagaggtagtagttgtagcagtacagtaagaagaatcaatattattattaatattatcataataagTAGTATTATCATAATAAATAGTATTATTATTATCGGTTAATTGCAGAGCTTGGCAAGCCATGTCGAGCTCACCACGAAGCACTAGAACCTCTCCCTCGAGCCGTCTCTTCTCGGCCAAAGCAGTGTCGAGCCTGTGCTGGAGAGTGGTGCAGTCCACCTCAAGGCTCTGTGTTCGCCATCTTGCGCGCTTGTTCTGGTACCACACAGCCACCTGCCGAGCCGGGATGCCGAGCTGGTCCGCCAGCTGGTGCTTGTGCTCCTGCTCCAGCTTCTTTTCGTAGTTGAAGTTTCTCTCCAGAACCCTCACTTGGTGTTCGTTTAATCTCTTCTTGTTCATGTTCTGCGCTACTACTtttgttgatgatgatgatgagccTTTTTGGTTCTGTATTTGGTccatgatataaatatatatatatatatatagagagagagagagagagagagagagagagagagagagagagagaagctgATCGTATGTTTAAGGGTTTTGAGACTCTTTGAGTGTGTCAAGACAGAGAGGTGTTCTTAGAAGGGTTTGGTTTGATTAAGAATATTATGAAGAATTTAGAGATTCAAATATAGGTTTATATAATATGCATGAGGTCTTTGTTTTCACGTGGGAGTGGTCCTACTTAAAgagtaatataatataatatattttatctcattatatataaatatatgaccAGGCATATATATAACAACTAGCAGCCTATATTAGTCAGTTTTGGCTTTCTTTAAATTTCTTGATCAATGTTCGATCTGGTCTCCTtttcatattatataaaaaaatatttttagttaaaactataataaataaatagtGTGTCCAAAAATCAGATTTTGAAAATGTTGAAGAAATCTTTTTTTTGTATAGAGGCTTAAACCCATATATAAAAGGAAACTTATTATACATAAGAAGTCTTTCAAGAAAAGGTTAATAAATGCTTTTTATAATTTTGTGTGTTGCACGGCCGCAAAAGTGCACTCTGGAATTTTTGACATTTAATAACCAAATAAATATTTTCCGGATAACAATGATAtacatatatgtgtatatatataaatatcacatacatactatatttattaaatttatatcattatcatataaatttcaaataaataaataatattatatataaaaatgatataaataccttaaataaaaaattaaacaaaaatattatttaaatatatgtatatataattgttatccaaaaaaagcAGGTATGGATGACGTTGCAAACatttttgacacgtggctgacacctgacaAAGGTTCTGTTTTACTATCAACCCGGGAGATTCCCCTGACACAGCATTTGGgtttttatatacgaccagcttggtcgtgtactccgtatattttgaaataattctgtacaattgtaatcatatctgagattatctcccatgatacctgatgatccgattatttaggaaagaatatttgtaactaattcatgtaatcctccttgagcctataaatagagaagaaatagctcaaggcagggacttttggctgattttgttttatgctttagaagagaattttagctattatctttcggttgtattattcatccatcgaaggcttgtgaaactcgaagaaccctagttcttttatcactcctttgagaatcaagatcaataatagcttaagtggacgtaggtcaataccaattcgtggggccgaaccactataatttgttgtgtcgtttacttttctttccattagatctatttcaatactttctgtcatatcaagcatttgactccgtgtcagttaaccaaaacgagggtcaacattctgctGCTTTCATTGCGAGTTTGAGACGAGGTGGTTGAAGTACTAATGGCTAAGACAACTAGGAAGACTGGGCAGGCTGCtgacgctgcaccatctcaacctcctcctccgaacatggctgagaatgagccacacttggagtttgatgaggaggaactggactccgaaacgctgagaactactctgggagtattgcaagatgcattggccaatctgagggtaAGTtaagaaagtgctgcggagaccatggcgcggcagcagcaagaaatagagcgcCAACGCCAAGAGCCGAGTGAaagacaggcagagatggaccgtcgtcagagggatgccatggcagccctcgaagctgccctccaattggctaggaatcaggctgcgcctgcctcgcagcctgaccaacccccaaatgggccacctcaaagaggtcccaatcctagccctccgctccagccaacaagccctcaaaggccggagcagccaccaatgcctcaggatgatattccacctagggaccctgagacgcagcctccatcACAGGTTGGTTgaggcaatcccccacatccaaggcagaatagggctggacagcagccccgcagccctagacgcccgagGGGTGAAGAGACGCACCCACCGAGTAGGGGGCAGCATCCTTCttgcaacagaaggaactcagagacaagctctgcggtcaggggccccccacgacatgataatgcacggggacctaccgaccagcgcaggcctcccctaacgctcgggaagttccagcccaaggaggcaaccgaggaaacagtcggtcccaccatagccaatcgaggttcaaagatggccacggctacaatgaggccgactcaggcagagggaacgctggtcggaggaacgaggagagaggtggaggcagaagccccccacctagagaaaatcgTCATGAaggacataatgctggggggcagcctagacaaaacaacgtctttagccggctcggagccagcgagcagcggcgaagggatgacgatctaagggatgtactcaacgaccgccgagaatgGCACGaggagtacattcccccagcaccagaagCCTCGGCAATTCCTGAGGCTGTTCAAACCCAAATAGATTCCCTGAACCAagtagtgcaacagctggtcgggggaagaacgtctcatatcgagtacgacaggagaaggggcactcctttcatacaaaggatcgCAATGgatgaaacccccagtaagtttaagatgcccacacttcccaactttgatgggtatggtgacccggtatctcatgtcaacaaatttgagatacaaatggacattcagaaggtgtccgaagacgctcgatgcaagatcttccctgcaacactttctgatgctgcacaggagtggttctttaagttccctcctgcaagtattgtatcttgggagatgttcgtaaaggagttttacggacaattctacgcgtgtcgtgtgcacccaactgaggcaaaccagctggtcgagatacgccaacaggaaggagaaccactgaaagactatgtccagcgtttcatgcgagtagcggctggggccaaaacagtgggagacgaaggcaaaatgatggccctaatggcaggagttaggcgccgtacgcctctttggagtagcctcaagaagcatggggttaaaactacccaagaatttttggatcgagctgatcgatacatcaagctcgaggatgcaattgccagcgagagaaagaccccaaataaagataaggggactgaagaccccgccaaagccgccaatgggtcaaagcccaacgaCAACgccaaaggcaatgggaatggcaacgacaagaatggggggaagaggccccataacgaaccctctacctccgagaataagcgcgctaagggcaatcgttatgagccaaggttcaccaactacaccgcccttgtcgagtctcaagcagaggtgtatcaggccacaagttccaatgtgccttacaaaagatccactcccattcgaaaggatatttcaaaaagggatgcaaccaagttctgtcattttcacaacaattacggacacgatacgaacgagtgtaaccagctgaaggatgaaattgagttccttataagacaaggacacttgaggagatacatgCGGGCTGCGGGAGCTGCCCAACGAGAGgttccaggtggcaacgagcaggcgcctacacgccaacgctcgccacctttacagcctaaTCCCATGgctggcaccttactcaccatctgcggaggcccgcaccttgcgggaaacaacggaaaagcaagggaacgatacgctcggaccctacatcacgaccaggacatcgagatgatgactgtggaggatcgggcatcaaagaaggctcgatcagaggacgATGCAATAACTTTCTCTGATTATGATGcacagcatgtccgattcccacattccgatccgctggtcgtggatgttcagattgccaacatgatggtgaaaagagtactggtcgatacaggaagttcagttaacatcctgtataaatcttcgctggaacagatgaagttgtccgtcaaggacttggagccctgcaaccaaacaatttatggtttctctggtgagggactcgctccaacaaggtcaatcaggcttccagtagCAGCAGGTACTACGCCTgccaccaggacattactcactactttcatagtagttgattgtccttcggcctacaatgctgtaattggaaggccaatactggtcgaccttcgggtcgtcacctctatatggcacttagccatgaaattcccaacagacgcaggggtaggacgcgtattgggaaaccagagggaagcaagggagtgctacaatgcctcaatcactaaggccaagaagggtatgtcgaggagcgctcccccagaaaagttgcagatggccattgatatacaagcccaatcaggtgatgaagtcaccaaatagggtgtttcccaaagtgaggatagagacttagatcctcgctttggggattttgaagaagatataggacctgtcgaggaccttgaggaggtccagcttgacgaagagtttccgaccagagttgtaaaggtcagcaaaaatttagaaacaacaaCCAtatacgcactggtggaatttttgaggaagaaccaggaagtttttgcctggtcacataaagacatggttgggatagatcctgcagtcatcagccatgtcctgaacgccgacaaaagctttccacccgtgcaacagaaaaggcgcctgctcgataaagacagatcaaaagccttaaaggaagaagttgaaaaactaaaggagaatgggttcatcagggtggtgttttatccatcatgggtctctaatccagtactggttcccaagccgaatggcaaatggtgaacctgtgtggatttcacataccttaataaagcctgccctaaagattgcttcccactcccaaggatcgaccagctggtcgatgaaACTGCAGgtcatgagatcctctctttcatggatgcatactcagggtacaatcagattagtatgcatccccctgacgaggatcacactagcttttggaccaatacagggctatactgttacaaagtaatgcccttcggattgaaaaatgctggtgcgacttaccagcgactagttaaccacatgtttaaggagttgatcggggtaaacatggaggtgtacgttgatgacatgctggtgaagtcaaaaaaGGTAGAAGGACTTGTGAAtgatttgcaagagtgtttcaatgttctgaacaaatatcaaatgaagctaaatcctctcaaatgttccttcggagtaagatcagggaagttcttggggttcatcgttaattcgagaggaatcaaggctaatcccgaaaagatcaaggccctgatcgatatgaaatcaccagtaaagatcaaagatgtgcaaagtttgactggaaggattaccgcgctcagtagatttatttcaaaatcaacagataagtgtgtccctttctttaatctacttaggggcaacaagaagttcgagtggactgaagactacgaacaggctttccaagccttaaaagcccacatggcgcagcctcccatcttatcaaagcctgtagatggggaaactttgttcatatacctggcgatcaccgaatatgctgctagtgcggtgttagtgagagaagaagaaggcgtactaaaggcggtgtattatgtgagcaagaggttaatttGAGCTGaactgagatatcctcccattgaaagattagcctattgcctaattttggcctcaaggaagttacgtccttacttccaagcccatccaatcatagtatggactgatcagccccttcggcaagttttgcgAAAGCTAGAAGCTGttggtcgtttgttgaaatgggcagccGAACTCgagcagttcgatataacatactcaccgtgagcggcaataaaaggacaagtcttggctgatttcattgctgaattcactaaactcccagacagcgagcagggtgaaaagcctagtgcgctagagactcaagttgaagctccttcgtggaaactattcacagacggatcatccaacgattcccacgcaggagcaggagtgatattgataacgccagaaggacatcgatttcactgcgcaattaggtttgattccTCCGCTTCgaacaatgaagctgagtatgaagccctactcgctgggttaa
It encodes the following:
- the LOC133802103 gene encoding homeobox-leucine zipper protein HAT7-like, whose amino-acid sequence is MDQIQNQKGSSSSSTKVVAQNMNKKRLNEHQVRVLERNFNYEKKLEQEHKHQLADQLGIPARQVAVWYQNKRARWRTQSLEVDCTTLQHRLDTALAEKRRLEGEVLVLRGELDMACQALQLTDNNNTIYYDNTTYYDNINNNIDSSYCTATTTTSTTATTDQEQGQEGDGRSYSSFSDNPQYDHHHVINNYDHLLDHIDDDQFLQIDHDFFSSLIDW